A window from Pseudomonas alloputida encodes these proteins:
- the gpmI gene encoding 2,3-bisphosphoglycerate-independent phosphoglycerate mutase: MTSTPKPLVLIILDGFGHSDIPEHNAIFAANKPVYDRLCATQPHGLISGSGMDVGLPDGQMGNSEVGHMNLGAGRVVYQDFTRVTKAIRDGEFFENPVLTGAVDKAVGAGKAVHILGLLSDGGVHSHQDHLVAMAELAAQRGAEKIYLHAFLDGRDTPPRSAQSSIELLDATFAKLGKGRIASLIGRYYAMDRDNRWDRVSAAYNLIVDSAAEYTADTALAGLEAAYARDESDEFVKATRIGEAVKVEDGDAVIFMNFRADRARELSRAFVEPDFTEFARARLPKMAAYIGLTQYSAKIPAPAAFAPSSLNNVLGEYLAKNGKTQLRIAETEKYAHVTFFFSGGREEPFEGEERILIPSPKVATYDLQPEMSAPEVTDRIVEAIEQQRFDVIVVNYANGDMVGHTGVFEAAVKAVEALDTCVGRIVDALDKVGGEALITADHGNVEQMEDECTGQAHTAHTTEPVPFIYVGKRNVKVREGGVLADVAPTMLKLLGLEKPVEMTGTSILVDA; the protein is encoded by the coding sequence ATGACGAGCACGCCCAAACCCCTGGTCCTGATTATCCTGGATGGCTTCGGCCATAGCGATATCCCCGAACACAACGCCATCTTTGCCGCCAATAAACCGGTCTATGACCGCCTGTGCGCCACCCAGCCGCATGGCCTCATTTCCGGCTCGGGCATGGATGTCGGCCTGCCGGACGGGCAGATGGGCAACTCCGAAGTCGGTCATATGAACCTCGGCGCAGGTCGCGTCGTGTATCAGGACTTCACGCGGGTGACCAAGGCCATCCGCGACGGCGAGTTCTTCGAAAACCCGGTACTGACCGGTGCTGTGGACAAGGCAGTCGGTGCTGGCAAGGCCGTGCACATCCTCGGACTGCTGTCCGATGGTGGTGTACACAGCCACCAGGACCACTTGGTGGCCATGGCCGAACTGGCCGCCCAGCGTGGCGCTGAAAAGATCTACCTGCACGCCTTCCTCGATGGCCGCGACACCCCGCCACGCAGCGCGCAGTCGTCCATCGAACTGCTCGACGCCACCTTCGCCAAACTGGGCAAGGGCCGTATCGCCAGCCTGATCGGCCGCTACTACGCCATGGACCGCGATAACCGCTGGGACCGCGTCAGCGCTGCCTACAACCTCATCGTCGACAGCGCTGCCGAGTACACCGCTGACACAGCCCTGGCAGGCCTTGAAGCAGCCTACGCCCGCGACGAAAGCGACGAATTCGTCAAGGCCACGCGCATTGGCGAAGCCGTCAAGGTCGAAGATGGCGATGCCGTGATTTTCATGAACTTCCGCGCCGACCGTGCTCGCGAGCTGTCGCGTGCATTCGTAGAGCCAGACTTCACGGAATTCGCCCGTGCGCGCCTGCCGAAGATGGCGGCGTACATCGGCCTGACCCAGTATTCGGCGAAGATCCCGGCACCAGCAGCCTTCGCTCCGTCCAGCCTGAACAACGTGCTGGGCGAATACCTTGCAAAAAACGGCAAGACCCAGCTGCGCATCGCCGAAACCGAGAAATACGCCCACGTCACCTTCTTCTTCTCGGGTGGCCGCGAAGAGCCGTTCGAAGGCGAAGAACGCATCCTGATCCCGTCGCCGAAGGTCGCCACCTATGACCTGCAACCGGAAATGAGCGCACCAGAGGTGACCGATCGCATCGTCGAAGCCATCGAACAGCAGCGCTTCGACGTCATCGTGGTCAACTACGCCAACGGCGACATGGTCGGCCACACCGGCGTGTTCGAGGCAGCGGTCAAGGCCGTCGAAGCACTGGATACCTGTGTAGGGCGCATTGTCGACGCACTGGACAAGGTCGGCGGCGAAGCGCTGATCACCGCTGACCACGGCAACGTCGAGCAGATGGAAGACGAGTGCACCGGCCAGGCGCACACCGCGCACACGACCGAGCCGGTACCGTTCATCTACGTGGGCAAGCGCAACGTGAAAGTGCGCGAGGGCGGCGTGCTGGCCGACGTGGCGCCAACCATGCTGAAGCTGCTGGGGCTGGAAAAGCCGGTGGAAATGACCGGTACCTCGATTCTGGTCGACGCCTGA
- a CDS encoding S41 family peptidase — protein sequence MLHSPRLTQLALSIALAVGAPLATAAEPAKAAAVPATEVTAKAPLPLEELRTFAEVLDRIKAAYVEPVDDKTLLENAIKGMLSNLDPHSAYLGPEDFQELQESTSGEFGGLGIEVGQEDGFIKVVSPIDDTPASRAGVQAGDLIVKINGAPTRGQTMTEAVDKMRGKVGEKITLTLVRDGGNPFDVNLTRAVIQVKSVKSQLLENDYGYIRITQFQVKTGDEVGKALAKLRKDNGKKLRGVVLDLRNNPGGVLQSAVEVADHFLTKGLIVYTKGRIANSELRFSADPADASAGVPLVVLINGGSASASEIVAGALQDQKRAVLMGTDSFGKGSVQTVLPLANDRALKLTTALYYTPNGRSIQAQGIVPDIEVRPAKLTAEADTENFKEADLQGHLGNGNGGADRPTGSSKRKERPQDDDFQLSQALSLLKGLNITKGD from the coding sequence ATGCTGCACTCGCCTCGTCTCACCCAGCTGGCCCTGTCCATCGCCCTGGCGGTCGGCGCGCCCCTGGCCACCGCCGCAGAGCCGGCCAAGGCCGCTGCAGTGCCAGCCACCGAGGTGACCGCCAAGGCGCCACTGCCGCTGGAAGAACTGCGCACCTTCGCCGAGGTCCTGGACCGCATCAAAGCTGCCTACGTCGAACCGGTAGACGACAAGACCCTGCTGGAAAACGCCATCAAGGGCATGCTTAGCAACCTTGACCCGCATTCGGCCTACCTCGGCCCCGAGGACTTCCAGGAGCTGCAGGAAAGCACCAGCGGCGAGTTCGGCGGGCTGGGCATTGAAGTAGGCCAGGAAGACGGCTTCATCAAGGTAGTTTCGCCAATCGACGACACCCCAGCCTCGCGTGCCGGCGTGCAGGCTGGTGACCTGATCGTCAAGATCAACGGCGCCCCGACCCGCGGCCAGACCATGACCGAAGCCGTCGACAAGATGCGCGGCAAGGTCGGCGAGAAAATCACCCTGACCTTGGTGCGCGACGGCGGCAACCCGTTCGACGTGAACCTGACCCGTGCAGTCATTCAGGTCAAGAGCGTGAAGAGCCAGCTACTGGAGAACGACTACGGCTACATCCGTATCACCCAGTTCCAGGTCAAGACCGGTGACGAAGTGGGCAAGGCCCTGGCCAAGCTGCGCAAGGACAACGGCAAGAAGCTGCGCGGGGTGGTGCTGGACCTGCGCAACAACCCAGGCGGCGTGCTGCAATCGGCAGTGGAAGTGGCCGACCACTTCCTGACCAAAGGTCTGATCGTCTACACCAAAGGCCGCATCGCCAACTCCGAGCTGCGTTTCTCGGCCGACCCGGCCGATGCCAGCGCGGGCGTGCCGCTGGTGGTACTGATCAACGGTGGCAGTGCATCGGCATCGGAAATTGTCGCCGGCGCCCTGCAGGACCAGAAGCGTGCCGTGCTGATGGGCACCGACAGCTTCGGCAAAGGCTCGGTGCAGACCGTGCTGCCACTGGCCAACGACCGCGCCCTGAAGCTCACCACTGCGCTGTACTACACCCCCAATGGCCGCTCGATCCAGGCCCAGGGCATCGTCCCGGACATCGAGGTGCGCCCGGCCAAGCTCACCGCCGAAGCCGACACCGAAAACTTCAAGGAAGCCGACCTGCAGGGCCACCTGGGCAACGGCAACGGCGGCGCCGACCGCCCGACCGGCAGCAGCAAGCGCAAGGAACGCCCGCAGGATGACGACTTCCAGCTGAGCCAGGCACTGAGCCTGCTCAAGGGCCTGAACATCACCAAGGGCGACTGA
- a CDS encoding IS110-like element ISPpu10 family transposase — protein MAMSAIPIEAGVDTSKDELVIQAAPNTKSFAIPNTPKAIKAWLKTLPKGSALAIEATSTYHMEMAEQAHAAGFAVYVIDGLRLSKYRESVAIRAKTDAHDAALLARFLSNERGSLKAWTPPPAGHREIQVLLRRRAKLVAVRGMLRMSLSGDKLFASELKRVEEVLERIELSLEKQLRAVIKKAGLSDQMRRVQRLPGVGFLTAAGLVMSFMRGEFKNSDAFVAYLGMDVTVSQSGKWAGRGKLSKRGDSEVRRLLYNASMSGSRTATWKQYYAHHQARGKKTTQALVILARRLARLAFGLMRHQADWKPEIYTGGAKPAS, from the coding sequence ATGGCAATGTCCGCAATCCCAATCGAAGCTGGCGTGGACACCTCCAAAGATGAACTGGTGATTCAAGCCGCTCCGAATACCAAATCCTTCGCCATCCCTAACACTCCGAAAGCAATCAAAGCCTGGCTCAAGACGCTGCCCAAAGGCTCAGCGCTGGCCATCGAAGCGACCAGTACCTATCACATGGAAATGGCGGAGCAAGCCCATGCTGCGGGCTTCGCGGTATACGTTATCGATGGGCTGAGGCTGAGTAAGTACCGGGAAAGTGTTGCTATACGGGCAAAAACAGATGCCCATGATGCCGCTTTGCTCGCCCGCTTCCTGAGCAACGAGCGGGGCTCTTTGAAGGCTTGGACTCCGCCACCAGCCGGGCATCGTGAGATCCAGGTGCTGCTGCGCCGCCGCGCCAAACTTGTAGCAGTGCGCGGCATGCTGCGGATGAGCTTGTCGGGCGACAAATTGTTTGCCTCAGAACTCAAACGTGTTGAGGAAGTGCTCGAACGCATAGAGCTTTCGCTGGAAAAACAGCTGCGTGCGGTGATCAAGAAGGCGGGGCTTTCCGATCAGATGCGCCGTGTTCAGAGGCTTCCGGGTGTTGGTTTCTTAACGGCTGCCGGCCTGGTGATGTCCTTCATGCGCGGCGAGTTCAAGAACAGCGACGCCTTTGTCGCTTATCTAGGCATGGATGTAACGGTTTCCCAATCCGGTAAATGGGCAGGCAGAGGGAAGTTGAGCAAGCGCGGAGACTCGGAGGTCCGTAGACTCCTGTACAACGCCTCGATGAGCGGCAGTCGAACCGCGACCTGGAAGCAGTATTACGCCCATCACCAAGCCCGGGGGAAGAAAACCACTCAAGCCTTGGTGATCCTTGCACGTCGCTTGGCTCGGCTGGCCTTCGGCCTGATGAGGCATCAGGCCGACTGGAAGCCCGAGATATATACCGGAGGTGCCAAGCCGGCCAGCTGA
- a CDS encoding rhodanese-like domain-containing protein gives MVAHLIQFATDHYILVAIFLILLVLLLINEIRRGGQSLTNGQLTALVNAEKALVIDIRPAKEYSAGHIVGAVNIPQDKLANRMTELGKHKEKTLIVVDAMGQQSGTICRELLKAGYNAAKLSGGVSSWKADNLPLVK, from the coding sequence ATGGTTGCTCACCTGATTCAATTCGCGACAGATCACTACATCCTGGTTGCGATCTTCCTCATTCTGCTGGTCCTGCTGCTCATCAATGAAATCCGTCGTGGTGGCCAAAGCCTGACCAACGGCCAACTGACAGCCCTGGTCAATGCCGAGAAGGCCCTGGTGATCGACATTCGCCCGGCCAAGGAATACTCCGCCGGTCATATCGTCGGCGCGGTGAACATCCCGCAGGACAAGCTGGCCAACCGCATGACCGAGCTGGGCAAGCATAAAGAAAAGACCTTGATCGTCGTCGACGCGATGGGCCAGCAGTCCGGCACCATTTGCCGCGAGCTGCTCAAAGCTGGTTACAACGCCGCCAAACTGAGCGGTGGCGTTTCCAGCTGGAAAGCCGATAACCTGCCCCTGGTGAAGTGA
- a CDS encoding divergent polysaccharide deacetylase family protein: MRYLLCLLFCLMAGIAQAAPANKAYMSIIIDDLGQSPERDSRTLALPGPVTMAIMPDTPHATDFARQAHKAGKTVILHMPMDPATGPYAWHPGIAIEELARRLDAALVKVPYAAGINNHMGSRMTAQREPMAWLMGELQRRHLFFVDSRTSAATVAAAEAQAHDVAHVSRDVFLDDVRTPEAIDAQLQQGIALARKQGSAVLIGHPYPQTLAVLESQIPRLKQLGIELVTLQQMIATRGNQAMPAHGKHGRYSNR, encoded by the coding sequence ATGCGTTATCTGCTGTGTCTGTTGTTTTGCCTGATGGCCGGAATCGCGCAAGCGGCACCGGCCAACAAGGCCTACATGAGCATCATCATCGACGACCTGGGCCAGAGCCCAGAGCGCGACAGCCGTACCCTGGCCCTGCCTGGGCCGGTGACCATGGCGATCATGCCCGACACCCCGCATGCCACCGACTTTGCACGCCAGGCGCACAAGGCCGGCAAGACGGTGATCCTGCACATGCCCATGGACCCGGCCACCGGGCCCTATGCCTGGCACCCGGGCATCGCCATCGAAGAGCTGGCGCGGCGCCTGGACGCAGCATTGGTCAAGGTGCCCTACGCCGCCGGCATCAACAACCACATGGGTAGCCGCATGACCGCACAGCGTGAACCCATGGCGTGGTTGATGGGCGAGCTGCAGCGGCGCCATCTGTTCTTTGTCGACAGCCGCACCAGTGCCGCCACGGTTGCCGCGGCCGAGGCTCAAGCACACGATGTCGCGCATGTATCACGGGATGTATTTCTGGATGACGTGCGCACGCCGGAAGCCATCGACGCTCAGCTGCAACAGGGTATTGCACTGGCCCGCAAGCAAGGCTCGGCCGTGTTGATCGGCCACCCCTACCCGCAGACGCTAGCGGTGCTGGAAAGTCAGATTCCACGGCTCAAGCAATTGGGGATCGAACTGGTCACGCTGCAACAGATGATCGCCACACGTGGCAACCAGGCCATGCCTGCACACGGTAAGCATGGCCGTTACAGCAATCGCTAG
- the trmL gene encoding tRNA (uridine(34)/cytosine(34)/5-carboxymethylaminomethyluridine(34)-2'-O)-methyltransferase TrmL — MFHVILFQPEIPPNTGNIIRLCANSGCALHLIEPISFELDDKRLRRAGLDYHEYATLKRHESLAGCLESLGNPRLFAFTTKGSHPFHEVAFQPGDAFLFGPESRGLPAEVLDSLPAEHRLRLPMRPGCRSLNLSNTVAVTVYEAWRQNGFAGS; from the coding sequence ATGTTTCACGTCATCCTTTTTCAACCAGAAATTCCGCCGAATACCGGCAACATCATTCGTCTATGCGCCAACAGCGGCTGCGCCCTGCACCTGATCGAACCCATCAGCTTCGAACTGGATGACAAGCGCCTGCGCCGCGCAGGGCTGGACTACCACGAGTATGCCACGCTCAAGCGCCACGAGAGCTTGGCCGGATGCCTGGAAAGCCTTGGCAACCCACGGTTGTTCGCCTTTACCACCAAGGGCTCGCACCCGTTCCACGAAGTGGCCTTCCAGCCGGGCGACGCCTTCCTGTTCGGGCCAGAGAGCCGCGGGTTGCCGGCCGAGGTGCTGGACAGCCTGCCGGCCGAGCATCGCCTGCGCCTGCCGATGCGGCCGGGGTGCCGTAGCCTGAACCTGTCCAATACGGTGGCGGTGACGGTGTATGAGGCGTGGCGGCAGAACGGGTTTGCCGGGAGCTGA
- the grxC gene encoding glutaredoxin 3 encodes MKPVIVYSSDYCPYCMRAKYLLESKGVAFEEIKVDGKPQVRAEMSQKAGRTSVPQIWIGSTHVGGCDDLYALERAGKLDALLAA; translated from the coding sequence ATGAAGCCTGTCATCGTCTACTCCAGCGACTACTGCCCCTACTGCATGCGCGCCAAGTACCTGCTCGAGAGCAAGGGCGTGGCCTTCGAGGAAATCAAGGTCGACGGCAAGCCGCAGGTTCGCGCCGAGATGAGTCAGAAAGCCGGCCGCACGTCGGTGCCGCAGATCTGGATCGGCAGCACCCATGTCGGTGGATGCGATGACCTCTATGCCCTGGAGCGCGCGGGCAAGCTCGACGCGTTGCTGGCGGCCTGA
- the secB gene encoding protein-export chaperone SecB: MTDQQTNGAAAEDNSPQFSLQRIYVRDLSFEAPKSPQIFRQTWEPSVALDLNTKQKSLEGDFHEVVLTLSVTVKNGDEVAFIAEVQQAGIFLIANLDAPSMSHTLGAFCPNILFPYAREALDSLVTRGSFPALMLSPVNFDALYAQEMQRMQEAGEAPTVQ, translated from the coding sequence ATGACTGACCAACAGACCAACGGCGCTGCTGCAGAAGACAACAGCCCTCAGTTCTCCCTGCAACGCATCTATGTGCGTGACCTGTCGTTCGAGGCCCCGAAAAGCCCGCAGATCTTCCGTCAGACCTGGGAACCGAGCGTTGCCCTGGACCTGAACACCAAGCAGAAATCCCTGGAAGGTGACTTCCACGAGGTCGTGCTGACCCTGTCGGTTACCGTCAAGAACGGTGACGAAGTGGCCTTCATTGCTGAAGTGCAGCAGGCCGGTATCTTCCTGATCGCCAACCTCGATGCGCCTTCGATGAGCCACACCCTGGGTGCGTTCTGCCCGAACATCCTGTTCCCTTATGCCCGTGAGGCCCTGGACAGCCTGGTGACCCGCGGTTCGTTCCCGGCGCTGATGCTGTCGCCGGTCAACTTCGACGCCCTGTACGCGCAAGAAATGCAGCGTATGCAGGAAGCGGGTGAAGCGCCTACTGTGCAGTAA
- a CDS encoding murein hydrolase activator EnvC family protein, with amino-acid sequence MLRALILLALSCLLSPAFADERAQTQQQLDATRQDIAELKKTLSKLQEEKAGVQKDLKATETDIGNLEKQVEALQQELKKTEGELERLDTEKKKLQSARVEQQRLIAIQARSAYQNNGREEYLKLLLNQQNPEKFARTLTYYDYLSKARLEQLRTFNETLRQLANVEQEISSQQQQQLAQRTDLDSRRQALETERAKRQQVLAKLNSDVKDRDQKLQAREQDQADLAKVLKTIEETLARQAREAEEARKKALLAQQEAEKRRQQEALAAAAARDRAREPAEPVEPPKKARTTLGPMVSSDGANYGGAFSAARGKLPWPVNGRLLARFGDARGSDARAKWDGVMISANPGTQVRAVHGGRVVFADWLRGAGLLVILDHGNGYLSLYGHNQSLLKNAGDIVKAGEAISTVGDSGGQDAAGLYFAIRQQGRPTDPSQWCRG; translated from the coding sequence ATGCTTCGCGCCCTGATCCTCCTAGCCCTGTCTTGCCTGCTCAGCCCGGCCTTCGCCGATGAGCGTGCGCAGACCCAGCAGCAACTGGATGCCACCCGCCAGGACATTGCCGAGCTCAAGAAAACGCTGAGCAAGCTCCAGGAAGAAAAGGCCGGTGTGCAAAAAGACCTCAAAGCCACCGAAACCGACATCGGCAACCTCGAAAAGCAGGTGGAGGCCCTGCAGCAAGAACTAAAAAAGACTGAAGGCGAGCTGGAGCGCCTTGATACCGAGAAAAAAAAACTCCAGAGCGCCCGCGTTGAACAACAACGACTGATCGCCATTCAGGCCCGTTCGGCCTACCAGAACAATGGTCGCGAGGAATACCTCAAGCTGCTGCTCAACCAGCAGAACCCCGAGAAATTCGCCCGCACCCTCACCTATTACGACTACCTGAGCAAGGCGCGCCTGGAGCAATTGCGCACCTTCAACGAGACCTTGCGCCAACTGGCCAACGTCGAACAGGAAATTTCCAGCCAGCAACAACAACAGCTGGCCCAGCGCACCGACCTCGACAGCCGCCGCCAGGCCCTGGAAACCGAGCGCGCCAAGCGCCAGCAGGTACTGGCAAAGCTCAACAGCGATGTGAAGGACCGCGATCAGAAGCTGCAAGCGCGCGAACAGGACCAGGCCGACCTGGCCAAGGTCTTGAAGACCATCGAGGAAACCCTCGCCCGCCAGGCCCGTGAAGCTGAAGAGGCACGCAAGAAGGCCCTGCTGGCGCAGCAGGAAGCGGAAAAACGCCGCCAGCAGGAAGCGCTGGCCGCCGCCGCTGCCCGCGACCGGGCCCGTGAGCCTGCAGAGCCAGTGGAACCGCCGAAAAAGGCCCGTACCACCCTCGGGCCGATGGTTTCCAGCGATGGCGCCAACTACGGCGGCGCATTTTCTGCTGCGCGGGGCAAACTTCCATGGCCAGTCAATGGTCGATTGCTGGCACGTTTCGGTGATGCCCGCGGTAGCGACGCCCGTGCCAAGTGGGACGGGGTTATGATCAGCGCCAACCCAGGCACCCAGGTACGTGCCGTGCACGGCGGGCGTGTGGTATTCGCGGACTGGTTGCGCGGTGCCGGGCTTCTGGTCATTCTCGACCATGGCAACGGTTACCTGAGCCTGTACGGCCACAACCAGAGCCTGCTCAAGAATGCCGGTGATATCGTCAAGGCCGGTGAAGCCATTTCCACCGTTGGCGACAGCGGTGGTCAGGACGCGGCAGGCTTGTATTTCGCTATCCGCCAGCAGGGCCGGCCTACCGACCCTTCGCAGTGGTGCCGGGGCTAG